TGGGTCAGAGAAGTCGAGGGTCACGAAAGGTAGTAAACGAGCACTTTCGGAGGATGAAACTCAGAGTTGTGCTAAAAGCAAGTCCTTCGAAGAGGTCTATGACGATCTAAGTGGCCTCGAAACTCCAATGACAAAGTAAGTCCTTTGAAGTTAACTTGAGTCCTCAAGTGATACCTCAAAAGCATGAATTGTTAGTAAATGACTTAacatatatatgttcatgatcaTGTCATAGGGCACAAGTAATCGGGTGGCCACCGATCCGATCCTACCGGAAGAATTTACTATTGGTTCAGGCTCAAGCCGCGGTGAATGGGACAGGATTGTATGTGAAAGTAAGCATGGATGGAGCTCCTTACTTGAGAAAGATCGATCTCAAGGTGTACAAAGGTTATAAGGAGCTTAGAGAAGCATTGGACAAAATGTTCAAATGCTTTTCTTTAGGTGAGTATATATGACTATGAAAAATTGATAGCTTGTTTAAAATTCTCTTTGAAACTTTATAATCATTAAAAATGTTTGATCACTTTAAGATTTTCTTACTTAATTGTATGGTAATTAAGAAGGAAATATATTTATTCactaacaataattaaaatgttCATTTCTTGCAGGAGAGTTGCCAGGGAAGGAAGGAGGCAGTGGATGTGACTATTCCATCACTTATGAGGATAAAG
This window of the Zingiber officinale cultivar Zhangliang chromosome 3B, Zo_v1.1, whole genome shotgun sequence genome carries:
- the LOC122055491 gene encoding auxin-induced protein 22D-like gives rise to the protein METALSIDNLRDTELRLGLPGINVVGSEKSRVTKGSKRALSEDETQSCAKSKSFEEVYDDLSGLETPMTKAQVIGWPPIRSYRKNLLLVQAQAAVNGTGLYVKVSMDGAPYLRKIDLKVYKGYKELREALDKMFKCFSLGELPGKEGGSGCDYSITYEDKDGDLMLVGDVPWEMFVSSCKRLRIMKGCEAKGLQSNH